From Coraliomargarita sinensis, a single genomic window includes:
- the alr gene encoding alanine racemase, which produces MKQPLRCWAEIDLAAFERNLKCIQNALPDHMRYVAVVKADAYGHGMPQMVRRLMQSGVDYFAVANITEAAEIRHMGSGWPILLLSPLLPGEESQVLAHDLIATVSTAGECERLNELGKQHDQKVRIHLKIDTGMGRLGVWHEQAEDFLKSIADYSHLKLEGLYTHFSSADSDPEFTQLQRQRFIRIVESIDYSKLLIHADNSAGIDSLSKDSPFNAVRIGLLQFGIAPYPKSALGAASVEPVFSFHARIGLVKELPAHTDISYARSYTLERDSRIAILTAGYGDGIPFELSNKGSVLIHGQHCPILGRVTMDQTIIDVTDCPEAAIGDTATLIGKNGGKEITTVEFSDLVGTISWETLCSITKRVTRLYTGSREI; this is translated from the coding sequence ATGAAGCAACCCTTGAGATGTTGGGCTGAGATCGACCTTGCGGCCTTTGAACGAAACCTGAAGTGCATCCAGAATGCCCTGCCCGATCACATGCGCTATGTCGCCGTGGTCAAAGCCGATGCCTATGGACATGGTATGCCGCAAATGGTGCGCCGCCTTATGCAGAGCGGCGTCGATTATTTTGCCGTAGCCAACATCACCGAGGCGGCCGAGATCCGGCACATGGGCAGCGGTTGGCCGATACTTCTTTTAAGCCCCTTGCTTCCCGGTGAGGAAAGCCAGGTCCTGGCGCACGATTTGATCGCCACGGTCAGCACGGCCGGTGAATGCGAGCGGCTCAATGAACTCGGCAAACAACACGACCAAAAGGTCCGGATACACCTGAAGATTGATACCGGCATGGGCCGGCTCGGTGTTTGGCATGAACAGGCCGAAGATTTCCTAAAATCGATTGCCGACTACAGTCATTTAAAACTGGAAGGCCTCTACACCCACTTTTCCAGTGCCGACTCGGATCCCGAATTCACCCAACTACAGCGACAGCGCTTTATCCGGATCGTCGAAAGCATCGACTACAGTAAGCTGCTGATCCATGCGGACAATTCCGCCGGCATCGACAGCCTCAGCAAGGACAGCCCCTTTAACGCCGTCCGCATCGGGCTCCTACAATTCGGGATCGCCCCCTACCCCAAATCCGCTCTCGGTGCCGCCAGCGTTGAACCGGTGTTCAGCTTTCACGCGCGTATCGGCCTGGTAAAAGAACTGCCCGCCCACACCGATATCAGCTACGCCCGCAGCTACACGCTCGAGCGCGACTCCCGCATCGCGATACTCACAGCAGGCTACGGCGACGGCATTCCCTTCGAGCTCAGCAACAAAGGCAGCGTACTGATCCACGGACAGCACTGCCCCATCCTCGGACGCGTTACGATGGATCAAACCATTATCGATGTCACCGATTGCCCTGAGGCGGCCATTGGCGATACCGCCACCCTCATCGGCAAAAACGGAGGCAAGGAAATTACCACGGTCGAGTTCAGCGACCTCGTTGGCACCATCTCCTGGGAAACCCTCTGTTCGATCACCAAACGGGTGACGCGCCTCTACACCGGCTCGCGGGAGATCTAA
- a CDS encoding Gfo/Idh/MocA family protein: MKIHKIGIIMNGVTGRMGTNQHLLRSIDAIIKQGGVKVSPTEFIMPDPILVGRNEIKLKALIEKTSVEKWTTDLDSVMNDPAYPIYFDAQSTLRRFDAVKQAAAAGKHVYCEKPTAIKTEDAYKLYEICRDAGVKNGVVQDKLWLPGMIKFKRLVENDFFGDIMSVRGEFGYWVFEGHTVPPQRPSWNYRKEDGGGMIVDMLCHWRYVIDNLFGPVKGVSCLAATHIPERIDEEGKPYKCTADDSAYSTFELENGVICHFNSSWNVRVRRDDLLTMQVDGTKGSAVVGLRDVWIQHYGNTPRPVWNPDIEQPIDFFDGWQKVPEQETYDNAFKIQWELFLRHVVLDEPFRWNLLEGAKGVQLAEYGIKSSEERKWLELPALEV; the protein is encoded by the coding sequence ATGAAAATACACAAAATCGGCATCATTATGAACGGCGTCACGGGGCGCATGGGGACCAACCAGCACCTGTTGCGCTCGATCGACGCGATCATTAAACAGGGCGGCGTCAAAGTCAGTCCGACCGAATTTATCATGCCCGACCCGATTCTGGTCGGACGTAACGAGATCAAGCTCAAGGCGCTGATCGAAAAGACCTCGGTCGAGAAGTGGACGACGGACCTCGACAGTGTGATGAACGATCCGGCCTATCCGATCTACTTCGATGCGCAGAGCACGCTCCGCCGCTTCGATGCGGTCAAGCAGGCTGCCGCGGCCGGGAAGCATGTCTATTGCGAGAAGCCGACCGCGATCAAGACGGAGGATGCCTACAAGCTCTACGAGATCTGCCGCGATGCCGGAGTGAAAAACGGGGTGGTACAGGACAAACTCTGGCTGCCCGGCATGATCAAGTTCAAGCGCCTGGTGGAAAACGATTTCTTCGGTGACATCATGTCGGTGCGTGGCGAGTTCGGCTACTGGGTTTTTGAGGGCCACACGGTACCGCCCCAGCGTCCCTCCTGGAACTATCGCAAGGAAGACGGTGGCGGCATGATCGTGGACATGCTGTGTCACTGGCGCTACGTCATCGATAACCTTTTCGGCCCGGTCAAGGGTGTCAGCTGCCTTGCGGCCACTCACATCCCCGAGCGTATCGACGAAGAGGGAAAGCCTTATAAGTGCACCGCCGACGATTCCGCCTACTCCACCTTCGAACTGGAGAACGGCGTGATCTGCCACTTCAATTCGTCCTGGAACGTCCGTGTGCGTCGTGATGACTTGCTCACCATGCAGGTCGATGGGACCAAGGGGTCGGCTGTGGTGGGGCTGCGTGATGTCTGGATCCAGCATTACGGGAATACGCCACGTCCGGTCTGGAATCCGGATATTGAACAACCAATCGATTTCTTCGACGGCTGGCAAAAGGTGCCGGAGCAAGAGACCTACGACAACGCGTTCAAGATCCAGTGGGAACTCTTCCTCCGCCACGTCGTGCTCGACGAGCCCTTCCGTTGGAACCTCCTCGAAGGCGCCAAGGGTGTGCAGCTCGCCGAATATGGGATCAAGAGTTCGGAAGAAAGGAAGTGGCTCGAATTGCCTGCCTTGGAGGTTTAG
- a CDS encoding helix-turn-helix domain-containing protein: MSAADLTLDFSVVRDLRKREGMTLEEVSRKSGISIAGLSKLERNQNMIELDTLYRLARVFSLSATDLLNLAESCSARCKDAEVYQSGPFDFEKVSFKGIDCFHAKADKGDELSKPEAHGDEFEICWLLKGGIRITLPREVHTLAPGQALKFDAALAHSYEILEDSEMTIIHIEKTHRF; this comes from the coding sequence ATGTCAGCTGCTGACCTTACACTTGATTTCTCCGTAGTGCGCGATTTGCGTAAGCGTGAGGGCATGACTCTGGAAGAGGTATCCAGGAAGTCCGGCATTTCAATTGCGGGGCTGTCCAAGTTGGAGCGTAACCAGAACATGATCGAGTTGGACACGCTCTACCGCTTGGCCCGGGTCTTCAGTCTATCCGCCACCGATTTACTCAATTTGGCGGAGTCCTGCTCGGCCCGATGTAAAGATGCGGAAGTCTATCAGTCCGGGCCGTTTGATTTTGAAAAAGTCAGCTTCAAAGGGATCGATTGTTTTCATGCCAAAGCAGATAAAGGGGATGAACTTTCGAAGCCCGAGGCCCACGGAGATGAGTTTGAGATTTGCTGGCTGCTCAAGGGGGGCATTCGGATTACCCTGCCGCGTGAGGTCCATACCCTCGCGCCCGGTCAAGCGCTCAAGTTCGATGCCGCGCTCGCCCATAGTTACGAAATTCTCGAAGACAGTGAAATGACCATCATTCACATCGAAAAAACCCACCGCTTCTGA
- a CDS encoding sugar phosphate isomerase/epimerase family protein — MLYSGLCSITFRQHSVEEVIALCQQAGIEGIEWGGDVHVPPGEAALAASVKAKTEAAGLKVSSYGSYNKCDRESGPISEELESADALGAPVIRVWAGRKASADAGADYRAEVVEHLKRAVVAARELDITIALEYHRNTLTDTQASAHQLLREVGLPELKLYWQPRTSEGDRASNLAELEAALPKLAHIHCFHWGMGGFKDRYPLLDGTGDWKAYLDAVRGLEEDRYVILEFVKDDSPEQFLEDTKVLNALLKNDH, encoded by the coding sequence ATGCTTTACTCCGGTCTTTGCTCCATCACCTTTCGCCAACACTCCGTCGAGGAAGTGATCGCCCTCTGTCAACAAGCGGGAATTGAGGGCATCGAGTGGGGCGGCGATGTCCACGTGCCTCCGGGGGAGGCGGCTCTCGCCGCTTCGGTAAAGGCCAAGACAGAAGCCGCCGGTTTGAAGGTAAGTTCTTACGGTTCCTACAATAAATGTGATCGTGAGTCAGGCCCTATCAGCGAGGAATTGGAGTCAGCGGATGCCCTCGGTGCTCCCGTCATCCGGGTCTGGGCCGGGCGCAAAGCTTCGGCTGATGCCGGGGCCGACTACCGCGCCGAGGTCGTCGAGCATCTCAAGCGCGCGGTCGTGGCCGCCCGTGAACTGGACATCACCATCGCTCTGGAATATCATCGTAATACTCTGACGGATACACAGGCGTCCGCCCACCAACTGCTTCGCGAGGTCGGTCTTCCCGAACTTAAACTCTACTGGCAGCCCCGTACCAGCGAAGGGGACCGCGCCAGCAATCTTGCAGAGCTTGAGGCGGCGCTCCCGAAGCTCGCCCATATCCATTGCTTCCACTGGGGGATGGGTGGCTTCAAGGACCGCTATCCGTTGCTGGATGGTACCGGGGACTGGAAGGCTTACCTCGATGCTGTTCGTGGTTTGGAGGAAGACCGCTACGTCATTCTCGAGTTCGTCAAAGACGATTCGCCCGAGCAATTCCTTGAGGATACCAAGGTGTTGAACGCTTTATTGAAAAACGATCACTGA
- a CDS encoding 3-ketoacyl-ACP reductase: MSKTNDKPVALITGGSRGIGFGCASRLAELGFDIAINGMRDESAVGEPIEKLQALGADVLYCQGDIGSSDARSAMLAKIKDHFGKLNVLVNNAGVAPKERKDLLEASEESFDYVIGTNVKGPYFLSQAAANWMIEQKAADKNAFFAIINIGSISATVASVNRGEYCVAKSGIAMMSALFAARLGEYDIPVYEVRPGVTKTDMTSGVSDKYDKLIEDGLCVTKRWGYPEDVGKAVGALASGEFPYSTGQVIMVDGGMTLPRL, translated from the coding sequence ATGAGTAAAACGAATGACAAACCCGTGGCTCTGATCACCGGCGGTAGTCGCGGCATCGGCTTCGGCTGTGCCTCACGGCTGGCCGAGCTTGGCTTCGACATTGCCATCAACGGCATGCGCGACGAGTCGGCCGTTGGCGAGCCGATCGAAAAACTGCAAGCGCTCGGCGCCGATGTGCTTTATTGTCAGGGCGACATCGGATCGAGTGACGCGCGGAGCGCGATGCTGGCCAAAATCAAGGACCACTTCGGAAAGCTCAATGTGTTGGTGAACAATGCCGGGGTGGCCCCGAAAGAACGGAAGGACTTGCTCGAGGCCAGCGAGGAAAGCTTCGACTATGTGATCGGTACCAATGTGAAGGGGCCTTACTTTCTCTCGCAGGCCGCGGCCAACTGGATGATTGAGCAAAAAGCCGCCGACAAGAATGCCTTTTTCGCCATCATTAACATCGGTTCCATTTCGGCCACCGTAGCTTCCGTGAATCGCGGGGAATACTGTGTGGCCAAATCCGGCATTGCCATGATGAGTGCGCTCTTCGCCGCCCGTCTGGGGGAGTATGATATCCCGGTGTATGAAGTACGGCCCGGCGTGACCAAGACGGATATGACCAGCGGGGTAAGCGACAAATACGACAAGCTGATCGAAGACGGGCTCTGCGTCACCAAGCGCTGGGGCTATCCGGAGGATGTGGGTAAAGCTGTCGGGGCTCTTGCCTCCGGCGAGTTCCCGTACTCCACCGGTCAGGTTATCATGGTCGACGGCGGGATGACATTGCCGCGGCTTTAG
- a CDS encoding sulfatase family protein encodes MIKFPICLVLACFLAFGTGCQSTTFEKTTKPNLVYIICDDLGYGDVSAFNPEGKIATPNIDRLADEGMMFTDAHTTSSVCTPTRYNVLTGRYNWRTDLKSGVLNGYGPPLIDEDRLTFASLLRDHGYQTAMIGKWHLGMDLPFVDEAGRGKAIDWSRPIGRTPTSNGFDYFWGHGASLDFPPYVYIENNRYTSTNVSVKSKKDLGIDCVFRTGPIADNFDPFTTLDEFCDRSAAYIQDWDGEKPFALYVPLTSPHTPILPTGEWDGKSGINNYVDFVMQTDAGVGKILDALDARGITGNTIVVFTSDNGCSPRADFKTLEAHGHQANGIFRGAKADIWEGGHRVPHIVRWPAKVEPGTRSDRLTLLGDIVATMADIVGADFAPDEAEDSVSFYATLTGQEEDPSTKHQAIINHSVNGTFAVRTKEWKLCFSAGSGGWAEPKDKQALAMGLPKYQLYNMVNDPEESNNLYEKHPEIIEQLTEIGTQIVVNGRSTPGEPQPNDTANDWRQLDWMKDAGQ; translated from the coding sequence ATGATAAAGTTTCCAATCTGCCTTGTCCTTGCCTGCTTCCTTGCCTTCGGCACCGGTTGCCAATCCACCACTTTCGAGAAAACCACTAAGCCGAACCTGGTTTACATCATCTGTGACGACCTCGGCTACGGTGACGTCAGCGCATTCAACCCGGAGGGTAAAATTGCCACCCCGAATATCGACCGTCTGGCCGATGAGGGGATGATGTTTACCGACGCCCACACGACCTCCTCCGTCTGCACCCCCACCCGCTACAACGTGCTGACGGGGCGCTACAATTGGCGGACAGATCTCAAGAGTGGCGTGCTGAACGGCTACGGACCGCCCCTCATCGACGAGGACCGCCTGACCTTTGCTTCCCTGCTTCGCGATCACGGCTACCAAACCGCCATGATCGGCAAGTGGCACCTCGGTATGGACTTGCCCTTCGTGGATGAGGCCGGCCGGGGCAAGGCCATCGACTGGTCCAGGCCGATCGGGCGCACGCCGACCAGCAACGGCTTCGACTACTTCTGGGGACATGGCGCCTCGCTGGATTTTCCACCCTATGTCTATATCGAGAACAACCGCTACACCTCCACCAATGTCAGTGTAAAAAGCAAAAAAGACCTGGGGATCGATTGCGTATTCCGCACCGGTCCGATCGCGGACAACTTCGACCCCTTCACCACCCTCGACGAATTCTGTGACCGGAGTGCGGCCTACATTCAAGACTGGGACGGCGAAAAACCCTTTGCCCTCTACGTTCCGCTGACCAGCCCCCACACCCCCATTCTTCCGACCGGAGAATGGGATGGCAAAAGCGGCATCAACAACTACGTTGATTTTGTCATGCAGACCGATGCCGGGGTCGGAAAAATCCTGGATGCGCTCGATGCCCGAGGCATCACCGGGAACACCATCGTGGTCTTTACTTCGGATAACGGCTGCTCGCCCCGGGCCGACTTTAAAACTTTGGAAGCGCATGGCCATCAGGCCAACGGCATCTTCCGCGGAGCCAAAGCCGACATATGGGAAGGCGGACACCGTGTGCCCCATATCGTCCGCTGGCCCGCGAAAGTTGAGCCCGGTACCCGCAGCGACCGGCTTACCCTGCTCGGCGATATCGTGGCCACGATGGCGGACATTGTCGGCGCAGACTTCGCCCCGGATGAAGCGGAGGACAGCGTCAGTTTCTACGCCACGTTGACAGGACAAGAAGAGGACCCTTCGACCAAACACCAGGCCATCATTAATCATTCGGTGAACGGGACCTTCGCCGTGCGCACCAAAGAGTGGAAACTCTGTTTCAGCGCCGGTTCGGGCGGCTGGGCTGAACCCAAGGACAAGCAGGCGCTCGCAATGGGCCTGCCCAAATACCAGCTCTACAACATGGTGAACGACCCGGAAGAATCCAATAACCTCTACGAGAAGCACCCGGAAATCATCGAGCAATTGACCGAAATCGGCACACAGATCGTAGTCAACGGCCGCAGCACGCCAGGCGAACCGCAGCCCAATGACA
- a CDS encoding sugar phosphate isomerase/epimerase family protein: MNDLSRLAIHTMTTKPWDLPTACAKYSAAGVPGVGLWREWLEGRPLEESRRMLEDHGLRAVSLVRSGFYPYLNEAEKQAACDDNIKALDEAAAVGAPQVVLVCGAKPELSLPENRRHITEGIASLIDHAASVGVKLSIEPLHPMYADCRSAVNTVGQCNDMIDQLGDEWVGIAADVYHIWWDPQLAQEIKRAGKRIIAFHVCDWMTPTKDFLTDRGLMGEGCIDNRGIRRLVESTGFDGPIEVEVFSTRHWARDQDAYLSDIIEAYKEHV; encoded by the coding sequence GTGAACGATTTATCCCGACTCGCTATTCATACCATGACCACCAAGCCGTGGGATTTACCTACGGCTTGCGCCAAATACTCGGCGGCCGGAGTGCCCGGTGTCGGGCTCTGGCGCGAGTGGCTGGAGGGCCGTCCGTTGGAAGAGAGTCGCAGGATGCTGGAGGATCATGGTTTAAGAGCCGTCTCACTCGTCCGCAGTGGCTTCTACCCTTATTTGAATGAGGCCGAGAAGCAGGCCGCCTGTGATGACAATATCAAGGCGCTGGATGAAGCCGCCGCAGTCGGGGCCCCTCAGGTCGTTCTTGTCTGCGGGGCCAAGCCGGAACTCAGCCTTCCCGAGAACCGTCGCCATATTACCGAGGGCATCGCCTCGCTGATCGATCATGCCGCAAGTGTCGGGGTGAAATTATCCATCGAGCCGCTGCACCCCATGTATGCCGACTGTCGCAGCGCGGTGAATACGGTCGGGCAGTGTAACGATATGATCGACCAGCTCGGCGACGAGTGGGTCGGTATCGCCGCCGATGTGTATCACATCTGGTGGGACCCACAGCTCGCGCAGGAGATCAAACGGGCCGGCAAGCGCATCATTGCCTTCCACGTCTGCGACTGGATGACACCGACCAAGGACTTTCTCACCGACCGTGGACTCATGGGCGAAGGCTGCATCGATAACCGCGGCATCCGCAGACTCGTGGAAAGCACCGGCTTCGACGGCCCGATTGAAGTGGAGGTGTTTTCGACCCGCCACTGGGCACGCGATCAGGACGCTTACCTTTCCGATATTATCGAGGCTTACAAAGAACATGTTTAG
- a CDS encoding FAD-binding protein: protein MPAVRGIDPSGETIEVTGRTIPVYRCEALVLGSGAAGMRAVVELKRRGVDVLVASTGLFAGTSACSGSDKQTLYTASTDYKGDNFIQYAEGLCSGGAMNFSTAYIEAVGSIDAIGGLQYMGLPLPHDDRGAILRYQTDHDEAGRATSCGPRTSKLMVKVLFEEALTLGVRILPSCSGIRIVKETVEGKERVCGVIALHREEDRNEYGLVYIQCEDLVIATGGPGELYRDSVYPHHCHGGLGIALEAGIELCNLTESQFGIGTPRTKFPWNLSGTYVQVMPRVYSVGEDGEEINFLKRYYRTTREMVSNTFRKGYQWPFHSQRMLDYRSSLFDLAVFLECQAGRKVYLDFLRNPEPVNEGEEFSLDNLDPDVRAYLENNEALYDLPIDRLRRMNPLAIELYKMHGTDVSKEPLEFAMNNQHMNGGILIDDWGRTNLNGCYAVGEAAGTHGVTRPGGSALNAGQVFGKRVAVAIKRAKNNHNDRSFDPAMMEKAVTDALSDADSYTHEDTGLTTKEVKTEVQARMSDYAGIICSEPEVNAALEAARELRRKIEAEGFQVRSASMVGNAFRWKHMAYVSEAVLTALDHYIANGGGSRGARAICSDDGTQCPEAHSEDLSRFRFIEEQPKDKQEKLVVSYENGSFKISALPVDLTPEVEREFFEKGWGPYLIKEG, encoded by the coding sequence ATGCCGGCCGTGCGCGGCATCGACCCCAGCGGAGAAACCATCGAAGTCACGGGGCGAACCATTCCGGTTTACCGCTGCGAGGCGCTCGTACTCGGAAGCGGTGCCGCCGGCATGCGGGCCGTGGTCGAGCTGAAGCGGCGCGGCGTCGACGTGTTGGTGGCCAGCACCGGTCTGTTCGCCGGGACCTCCGCCTGCTCCGGTTCGGACAAGCAAACCCTCTACACCGCCAGCACCGACTACAAAGGCGACAATTTCATTCAATATGCCGAGGGACTCTGCTCGGGTGGCGCCATGAACTTCTCCACCGCCTACATCGAGGCAGTCGGCTCGATCGATGCCATCGGCGGTCTGCAATACATGGGGCTGCCTCTCCCGCACGATGACCGTGGAGCCATCCTCCGCTACCAGACCGACCACGACGAAGCCGGCCGTGCCACCAGCTGCGGGCCGCGCACTTCCAAGCTCATGGTCAAAGTCCTCTTTGAAGAAGCGCTCACGCTGGGCGTCCGCATCCTGCCCAGTTGCAGTGGCATCCGTATCGTCAAGGAAACAGTTGAGGGCAAAGAGCGGGTGTGTGGTGTCATTGCCCTGCACCGAGAGGAAGACCGTAACGAATACGGCCTGGTCTATATACAATGCGAAGACCTCGTTATCGCCACCGGCGGGCCGGGCGAACTTTACCGCGACAGTGTGTACCCGCACCACTGCCACGGCGGCCTCGGTATCGCCCTGGAAGCGGGCATCGAACTGTGCAACCTGACCGAGAGCCAGTTCGGCATCGGCACACCGCGCACCAAGTTCCCCTGGAATCTATCCGGCACCTATGTACAGGTCATGCCGCGGGTTTACTCCGTTGGCGAAGACGGCGAGGAAATCAACTTCCTCAAGCGCTACTACCGCACGACCCGCGAGATGGTCTCCAACACCTTCCGAAAGGGTTACCAATGGCCCTTCCACTCACAGCGTATGCTGGACTACCGCTCCAGTCTCTTCGACCTCGCCGTTTTCCTGGAGTGTCAGGCCGGTCGTAAGGTCTACCTCGATTTCCTGCGCAATCCGGAACCGGTCAATGAGGGCGAAGAGTTCTCCCTCGATAACCTCGATCCCGATGTGCGCGCCTATTTGGAAAACAACGAAGCCCTCTACGACTTGCCTATCGACCGTCTTCGCCGGATGAACCCCCTGGCCATCGAACTCTACAAAATGCACGGCACCGATGTGAGCAAAGAACCACTGGAGTTCGCCATGAACAACCAACACATGAACGGGGGCATCCTGATCGACGACTGGGGCCGCACCAATCTGAACGGTTGCTACGCCGTCGGTGAGGCCGCCGGCACTCACGGAGTGACCCGTCCGGGTGGCTCCGCGCTGAATGCCGGCCAGGTTTTTGGCAAGCGGGTCGCCGTGGCCATCAAGCGTGCTAAAAATAACCACAACGACCGCAGCTTCGACCCGGCGATGATGGAGAAGGCAGTTACGGACGCATTGAGCGACGCCGACAGCTATACCCACGAAGACACCGGCCTCACCACTAAAGAGGTCAAGACCGAGGTCCAGGCCCGCATGAGCGACTATGCTGGCATCATTTGCTCGGAGCCGGAAGTGAACGCCGCTCTGGAAGCCGCCCGCGAACTGCGCCGCAAAATTGAAGCCGAGGGCTTTCAGGTCCGTTCGGCCTCAATGGTGGGCAATGCCTTTCGCTGGAAACACATGGCCTACGTCTCCGAAGCGGTCCTGACCGCACTCGATCATTACATCGCCAACGGGGGCGGCAGCCGCGGGGCCCGCGCCATCTGCTCGGACGACGGCACACAGTGCCCGGAAGCCCATAGCGAAGACCTCAGCCGTTTCCGTTTCATCGAGGAACAACCCAAAGACAAGCAGGAGAAACTGGTGGTGAGCTACGAGAACGGGAGCTTTAAAATCAGCGCCCTACCGGTGGACCTTACACCGGAAGTCGAACGCGAGTTCTTCGAAAAGGGATGGGGACCGTATCTGATCAAGGAGGGCTAG